In Apis mellifera strain DH4 linkage group LG3, Amel_HAv3.1, whole genome shotgun sequence, one DNA window encodes the following:
- the LOC409856 gene encoding guanine nucleotide-releasing factor 2 isoform X3, whose protein sequence is MPQYDDTFLDSPIFRRRTRSYAVHKEFVPSSLATPLLLAVTNHARTLSGSLSTCSLKEVEERSGGKARGGKLARRARSFKEDFLEKLSHMRSPGSGSGGGGSGAATRAASPSSPRTPRDKSAPGCADATLDKNPLRDLHIHVRQVQLALLHFKDVVLKKKLEMLPGNGTIILDHITTIHTVLKSYLLYENSSTLGSATNQVYQALAQLLKLCDDVLLHGDQSSALDTENVTHIIGLVEDAVKNLVDLANEKIANRQKPAAVATSNRTSGYGSELTPQRNSLPDIPLTPRERQILEQTAATTSLVRSSHSSESILRDSSPPPKPPLPERTNVCLSEENSSSGTPPPLPPKRRTRAQQLLDESEGLLASSLDGVSLRSRSPEDSSSLLSASAGSLDSALNHSRDEDEIRAIMGPNDDSLNDSMDLSLMATIQGMQVNGSSNCSCWDGSETNIPSTMLLGQQTPQEVLHQFTGIEGNRLSTQTQESGFVSMHSQRSSSQSYTTTSSITSKRSSQQSSISYNSQTFNSQQSFSQTKLSSDSNGSIFTQKTMTSSKSTVSTNISGSGDSAILEKLVNEMESISTSDANGVPPALPEKRSKRRKERQPSQYDNVPENEHLSTCSLHTNNGDNPDASKPPPLPLKKRHMFQSVAYSVMAYMEMFGNCSHSNNDFISGLGTRHSVAAYNSMLGEWQNDMALTTTQSCSFMAHTMTTLHDSSNTSITMTPSVTELTNNSSLPPALPPKRSRSIKSNATPPPISPKPTISMQSIHTIEPIVTSTPVKIEESGCIHDKKELTPSTPVKLNNVALDTILPSSRPASNALSSISVDDNTLELRDIDQDDSILDELDISKYLVFKKPDEEGPDIRGGHPDALLIHATKANKHDFLYQEAFLTTYRTFMQPLELIQKLHKRHQRFSCSADVVKQRAAREAFSLLVRAVSDLTMSDLDDTLLQTLMEFVQQLVCSGDLTMAKALRVKILEKHAVKQLQSAQPILSSLSVTTKQASLLDFKSEQIAEQMTLLDADLFMKIEIPEVLIWAQEQNEERSPNLTRFTEHFNKMSYWARSRILEHRLENEAKDREKYVVKFIKIMKHLRKINNFNSYLALLSALDSAPIRRLEWQKHITEGLKEYCALIDSSSSFRAYRQALAETQPPCIPYIGLVLQDLTFVHIGNSDLLPDGSINFSKRWQQFNIVENMKRFKKGTYSFKKHERIITFFNNFSDFLCEEAMWQISESIKPRGGKKAQSQN, encoded by the exons AAGTCGAGGAGCGGTCGGGCGGGAAGGCGCGCGGCGGTAAACTTGCGCGTCGTGCGCGCTCGTTCAAGGAGGACTTCCTGGAGAAGCTCTCCCACATGCGTTCTCCCGGTAGCGGCAGCGGGGGCGGAGGAAGCGGGGCGGCCACGAGGGCcgcctccccctcctcgcCGCGGACGCCGCGGGACAAGAGCGCCCCCGGGTGCGCGGACGCCACCCTCGACAAGAACCCCCTCCGTGACCTGCACATCCACGTGCGACAGGTGCAGCTGGCACTGCTCCACTTCAAGGACGTCGTGTTGAAGAAGAAGCTCGAGATGCTGCCCGGGAACGGCACCATCATCCTCGACCACATCACCACGATACACACAGTGTTGAAATCCTACTTGCTCTACGAGAACAG CTCCACTCTGGGATCAGCGACGAATCAGGTGTATCAAGCCCTGGCGCAATTGTTGAAACTCTGCGACGACGTGTTGCTGCACGGCGACCAGTCCTCCGCGTTGGACACCGAGAACGTGACGCACATTATAGGATTAGTCGAGGACGCGGTGAAAAACTTGGTCGATCTGGCGAACGAGAAGATCGCCAACAGACAGAAACCTGCCGCCGTCGCGACGAGTAACAG AACGTCGGGTTATGGATCGGAATTGACGCCACAAAGAAATTCTTTACCCGATATCCCGCTAACCCCGAGGGAAAGGCAGATTTTAGAGCAGACCGCTGCGACTACTAGTCTGGTCCGTAGTTCGCATAGTTCAGAGTCGATTTTAAGGGATTCTAGTCCACCCCCAAAACCACCACTCCCCGAAAG AACTAATGTGTGTCTGTCGGAGGAAAATAGTTCTTCCGGCACGCCCCCTCCATTGCCACCGAAACGGAGAACGAGGGCTCAACAGTTGCTCGACGAGTCCGAAGGCCTTTTAGCATCTAGTCTTGACGGTGTCTCCTTACGAAGTAGATCTCCAGAGGATTCGTCGTCTCTTCTAAGCGCGTCGGCTGGCAGTTTGGATTCGGCCCTCAATCATTCTCGCGACGAGGATGAGATACGGGCGATCATGGGACCAAACGATGACTCTTTGAACGATAGTATGGATCTCAGCCTGATGGCTACTATTCAGG gcATGCAAGTTAATGGTAGTTCAAACTGTAGTTGCTGGGACGGTTCCGAAACAAATATACCAAGTACCATGTTATTAGGTCAACAAACTCCACAAGAAGTGCTTCATCAATTTACTg GTATAGAAGGAAATCGATTATCGACCCAAACGCAAGAATCTGGTTTCGTATCGATGCATTCACAACGAAGTTCATCCCAAAGTTATACTACTACTTCCAGTATAACGTCCAAAAGATCTTCCCAGCAGAGCAGCATTAGTTATAATTCACAAACGTTCAATTCTCAACAATCGTTTTCACAAACAAAACTATCTTCGGATAGTAACGGGTCTATTTTCACTCAGAAGACAATGACTAGTTCGAAGAGTACTGTTAGCACAAATATATCTGGAAGTGGAGATTCCGCGATACTAGAAAAATTGGTAAAT gAAATGGAATCGATATCTACATCGGACGCTAATGGTGTACCGCCGGCATTACCAGAAAAACGATCGAAACGGAGAAAAGAACGTCAGCCATCGCAGTACGACAATGTACCTGAAAACGAGCATTTATCAACCTGTAGTTTACATACTAATAATGGCGATAATCCAGATGCCAGTAAACCTCCACCACTTCCTCTTAAAAAAAGGCATA TGTTCCAATCAGTGGCATATTCTG TCATGGCATACATGGAGATGTTTGGGAATTGTTCTCACAGTAACAATGACTTCATCTCTGGTCTTGGGACCCGCCATTCAGTGGCAGCTTATAATTCAATGCTAGGTGAATGGCAAAATGATATGGCCCTTACTACGACACAATCGTGTTCTTTCATGGCACATACTATGACCACATTGCACGATAGTTCAaa taCCTCCATAACTATGACACCATCAGTAACAGAACTAACAAATAATTCTAGTCTCCCACCAGCATTACCACCAAAGAGATCCCGATCCATTAAATCAAATGCAACACCTCCACCAATTTCGCCAAAACCTACCATTAGCATGCAAAGTATACATACAATTGAACCAATCGTAACGTCGACTCCAGTAAAGATAGAAGAATCTGGTTGCATTCATGATAAGAAAGAGCTGACACCTTCAACTCCAGTAAAATTG aataacGTTGCCTTAGATACAATATTACCATCATCAAGACCAGCTAGTAATGCTTTATCATCGATATCTGTTGATGATAATACTTTGGAATTAAGAGATATCGATCAAGATGATAGCATATTAGATGAATTGGATATCAgtaaatatttagtttttaaaaagcCAGATGAAGAAGGACCAGATATAAGAGGTGGTCATCCTGATGCATTACTAATTCATGCAACTAAAGCTAATAAACACg attTTTTGTATCAAGAAGCATTTTTAACTACATATAGAACATTCATGCAACCATtggaattaattcaaaaactgCATAAACGTCATCAGCGATTCTCCTGTTCTGCTGACGTTGTCAAACAAAGAGCAGCTCGTGAAgcattttctttattagttAGAGCTGTTAGCGATTTAAC tatGTCTGATTTGGACGATACCCTCTTGCAAACTCTAATGGAATTCGTGCAACAATTAGTATGTAGCGGTGATCTTACCATGGCGAAAGCTTTGcgtgttaaaattttagaaaaacacGCTGTGAAACAATTACAATCTGCACAACCAATTCTTTCTTCGTTAAGTGTGACAACAAAGCAAGCTTCCCTTCTCGATTTTAAAAGTGAACAAATTGCGGAACAAATGACATTATTAGATGctgatttatttatgaaaatcgaGATACCGGAAGTATTAATTTGGGCACAAGAACAAAACGAAGAACGAAGTCCGAACTTAACTAGATTTACAGAACACTTTAATAAAATGTCGTATTGGGCCAGATCGAGGATACTAGAACACAGATTAGAAAACGAAGCAAAAGACAGGGAAAAATATGTCGTTAAATTCATTAAGATAATGAAACatcttagaaaaataaataattttaatagttatttaGCCTTGCTTTCTGCATTGGATAGTGCACCTATTAGAAGACTCGAATGGCAAAAACATATTACAGAAGGCTTAAAGGAATATTGTGCTCTTATTGATAGTTCTAGTAGTTTTAGAGCTTACAGACAAGCTCTGGCAGAAACGCAACCGCCATGTATTccttatat TGGACTTGTATTACAAGATCTTACATTCGTGCATATTGGAAATAGTGATCTTTTACCTGATGGcagtataaatttttcgaaaagatggCAACAGTttaatattgttgaaaatatgaaaaggtTCAAAAAAgg gacATATTCATTCAAGAAGCACGAACGTATAATAACGTTCTTCAACAATTTCAGTGATTTCCTCTGTGAGGAGGCAATGTGGCAGATTTCAGAAAGTATCAAACCACGTGGTGGGAAAAAAGCACAGTCGCAGAACTAG
- the LOC409856 gene encoding guanine nucleotide-releasing factor 2 isoform X4, producing the protein MPQYDDTFLDSPIFRRRTRSYAVHKEFVPSSLATPLLLAVTNHARTLSGSLSTCSLKEVEERSGGKARGGKLARRARSFKEDFLEKLSHMRSPGSGSGGGGSGAATRAASPSSPRTPRDKSAPGCADATLDKNPLRDLHIHVRQVQLALLHFKDVVLKKKLEMLPGNGTIILDHITTIHTVLKSYLLYENSSTLGSATNQVYQALAQLLKLCDDVLLHGDQSSALDTENVTHIIGLVEDAVKNLVDLANEKIANRQKPAAVATSNRTSGYGSELTPQRNSLPDIPLTPRERQILEQTAATTSLVRSSHSSESILRDSSPPPKPPLPERTNVCLSEENSSSGTPPPLPPKRRTRAQQLLDESEGLLASSLDGVSLRSRSPEDSSSLLSASAGSLDSALNHSRDEDEIRAIMGPNDDSLNDSMDLSLMATIQGMQVNGSSNCSCWDGSETNIPSTMLLGQQTPQEVLHQFTGIEGNRLSTQTQESGFVSMHSQRSSSQSYTTTSSITSKRSSQQSSISYNSQTFNSQQSFSQTKLSSDSNGSIFTQKTMTSSKSTVSTNISGSGDSAILEKLVNEMESISTSDANGVPPALPEKRSKRRKERQPSQYDNVPENEHLSTCSLHTNNGDNPDASKPPPLPLKKRHIMAYMEMFGNCSHSNNDFISGLGTRHSVAAYNSMLGEWQNDMALTTTQSCSFMAHTMTTLHDSSNTSITMTPSVTELTNNSSLPPALPPKRSRSIKSNATPPPISPKPTISMQSIHTIEPIVTSTPVKIEESGCIHDKKELTPSTPVKLNNVALDTILPSSRPASNALSSISVDDNTLELRDIDQDDSILDELDISKYLVFKKPDEEGPDIRGGHPDALLIHATKANKHDEKESDFLYQEAFLTTYRTFMQPLELIQKLHKRHQRFSCSADVVKQRAAREAFSLLVRAVSDLTMSDLDDTLLQTLMEFVQQLVCSGDLTMAKALRVKILEKHAVKQLQSAQPILSSLSVTTKQASLLDFKSEQIAEQMTLLDADLFMKIEIPEVLIWAQEQNEERSPNLTRFTEHFNKMSYWARSRILEHRLENEAKDREKYVVKFIKIMKHLRKINNFNSYLALLSALDSAPIRRLEWQKHITEGLKEYCALIDSSSSFRAYRQALAETQPPCIPYIGLVLQDLTFVHIGNSDLLPDGSINFSKRWQQFNIVENMKRFKKGTYSFKKHERIITFFNNFSDFLCEEAMWQISESIKPRGGKKAQSQN; encoded by the exons AAGTCGAGGAGCGGTCGGGCGGGAAGGCGCGCGGCGGTAAACTTGCGCGTCGTGCGCGCTCGTTCAAGGAGGACTTCCTGGAGAAGCTCTCCCACATGCGTTCTCCCGGTAGCGGCAGCGGGGGCGGAGGAAGCGGGGCGGCCACGAGGGCcgcctccccctcctcgcCGCGGACGCCGCGGGACAAGAGCGCCCCCGGGTGCGCGGACGCCACCCTCGACAAGAACCCCCTCCGTGACCTGCACATCCACGTGCGACAGGTGCAGCTGGCACTGCTCCACTTCAAGGACGTCGTGTTGAAGAAGAAGCTCGAGATGCTGCCCGGGAACGGCACCATCATCCTCGACCACATCACCACGATACACACAGTGTTGAAATCCTACTTGCTCTACGAGAACAG CTCCACTCTGGGATCAGCGACGAATCAGGTGTATCAAGCCCTGGCGCAATTGTTGAAACTCTGCGACGACGTGTTGCTGCACGGCGACCAGTCCTCCGCGTTGGACACCGAGAACGTGACGCACATTATAGGATTAGTCGAGGACGCGGTGAAAAACTTGGTCGATCTGGCGAACGAGAAGATCGCCAACAGACAGAAACCTGCCGCCGTCGCGACGAGTAACAG AACGTCGGGTTATGGATCGGAATTGACGCCACAAAGAAATTCTTTACCCGATATCCCGCTAACCCCGAGGGAAAGGCAGATTTTAGAGCAGACCGCTGCGACTACTAGTCTGGTCCGTAGTTCGCATAGTTCAGAGTCGATTTTAAGGGATTCTAGTCCACCCCCAAAACCACCACTCCCCGAAAG AACTAATGTGTGTCTGTCGGAGGAAAATAGTTCTTCCGGCACGCCCCCTCCATTGCCACCGAAACGGAGAACGAGGGCTCAACAGTTGCTCGACGAGTCCGAAGGCCTTTTAGCATCTAGTCTTGACGGTGTCTCCTTACGAAGTAGATCTCCAGAGGATTCGTCGTCTCTTCTAAGCGCGTCGGCTGGCAGTTTGGATTCGGCCCTCAATCATTCTCGCGACGAGGATGAGATACGGGCGATCATGGGACCAAACGATGACTCTTTGAACGATAGTATGGATCTCAGCCTGATGGCTACTATTCAGG gcATGCAAGTTAATGGTAGTTCAAACTGTAGTTGCTGGGACGGTTCCGAAACAAATATACCAAGTACCATGTTATTAGGTCAACAAACTCCACAAGAAGTGCTTCATCAATTTACTg GTATAGAAGGAAATCGATTATCGACCCAAACGCAAGAATCTGGTTTCGTATCGATGCATTCACAACGAAGTTCATCCCAAAGTTATACTACTACTTCCAGTATAACGTCCAAAAGATCTTCCCAGCAGAGCAGCATTAGTTATAATTCACAAACGTTCAATTCTCAACAATCGTTTTCACAAACAAAACTATCTTCGGATAGTAACGGGTCTATTTTCACTCAGAAGACAATGACTAGTTCGAAGAGTACTGTTAGCACAAATATATCTGGAAGTGGAGATTCCGCGATACTAGAAAAATTGGTAAAT gAAATGGAATCGATATCTACATCGGACGCTAATGGTGTACCGCCGGCATTACCAGAAAAACGATCGAAACGGAGAAAAGAACGTCAGCCATCGCAGTACGACAATGTACCTGAAAACGAGCATTTATCAACCTGTAGTTTACATACTAATAATGGCGATAATCCAGATGCCAGTAAACCTCCACCACTTCCTCTTAAAAAAAGGCATA TCATGGCATACATGGAGATGTTTGGGAATTGTTCTCACAGTAACAATGACTTCATCTCTGGTCTTGGGACCCGCCATTCAGTGGCAGCTTATAATTCAATGCTAGGTGAATGGCAAAATGATATGGCCCTTACTACGACACAATCGTGTTCTTTCATGGCACATACTATGACCACATTGCACGATAGTTCAaa taCCTCCATAACTATGACACCATCAGTAACAGAACTAACAAATAATTCTAGTCTCCCACCAGCATTACCACCAAAGAGATCCCGATCCATTAAATCAAATGCAACACCTCCACCAATTTCGCCAAAACCTACCATTAGCATGCAAAGTATACATACAATTGAACCAATCGTAACGTCGACTCCAGTAAAGATAGAAGAATCTGGTTGCATTCATGATAAGAAAGAGCTGACACCTTCAACTCCAGTAAAATTG aataacGTTGCCTTAGATACAATATTACCATCATCAAGACCAGCTAGTAATGCTTTATCATCGATATCTGTTGATGATAATACTTTGGAATTAAGAGATATCGATCAAGATGATAGCATATTAGATGAATTGGATATCAgtaaatatttagtttttaaaaagcCAGATGAAGAAGGACCAGATATAAGAGGTGGTCATCCTGATGCATTACTAATTCATGCAACTAAAGCTAATAAACACg ATGAGAAGGAATCAG attTTTTGTATCAAGAAGCATTTTTAACTACATATAGAACATTCATGCAACCATtggaattaattcaaaaactgCATAAACGTCATCAGCGATTCTCCTGTTCTGCTGACGTTGTCAAACAAAGAGCAGCTCGTGAAgcattttctttattagttAGAGCTGTTAGCGATTTAAC tatGTCTGATTTGGACGATACCCTCTTGCAAACTCTAATGGAATTCGTGCAACAATTAGTATGTAGCGGTGATCTTACCATGGCGAAAGCTTTGcgtgttaaaattttagaaaaacacGCTGTGAAACAATTACAATCTGCACAACCAATTCTTTCTTCGTTAAGTGTGACAACAAAGCAAGCTTCCCTTCTCGATTTTAAAAGTGAACAAATTGCGGAACAAATGACATTATTAGATGctgatttatttatgaaaatcgaGATACCGGAAGTATTAATTTGGGCACAAGAACAAAACGAAGAACGAAGTCCGAACTTAACTAGATTTACAGAACACTTTAATAAAATGTCGTATTGGGCCAGATCGAGGATACTAGAACACAGATTAGAAAACGAAGCAAAAGACAGGGAAAAATATGTCGTTAAATTCATTAAGATAATGAAACatcttagaaaaataaataattttaatagttatttaGCCTTGCTTTCTGCATTGGATAGTGCACCTATTAGAAGACTCGAATGGCAAAAACATATTACAGAAGGCTTAAAGGAATATTGTGCTCTTATTGATAGTTCTAGTAGTTTTAGAGCTTACAGACAAGCTCTGGCAGAAACGCAACCGCCATGTATTccttatat TGGACTTGTATTACAAGATCTTACATTCGTGCATATTGGAAATAGTGATCTTTTACCTGATGGcagtataaatttttcgaaaagatggCAACAGTttaatattgttgaaaatatgaaaaggtTCAAAAAAgg gacATATTCATTCAAGAAGCACGAACGTATAATAACGTTCTTCAACAATTTCAGTGATTTCCTCTGTGAGGAGGCAATGTGGCAGATTTCAGAAAGTATCAAACCACGTGGTGGGAAAAAAGCACAGTCGCAGAACTAG
- the LOC409856 gene encoding guanine nucleotide-releasing factor 2 isoform X8, producing MVVGFVYREQVEERSGGKARGGKLARRARSFKEDFLEKLSHMRSPGSGSGGGGSGAATRAASPSSPRTPRDKSAPGCADATLDKNPLRDLHIHVRQVQLALLHFKDVVLKKKLEMLPGNGTIILDHITTIHTVLKSYLLYENSSTLGSATNQVYQALAQLLKLCDDVLLHGDQSSALDTENVTHIIGLVEDAVKNLVDLANEKIANRQKPAAVATSNRTSGYGSELTPQRNSLPDIPLTPRERQILEQTAATTSLVRSSHSSESILRDSSPPPKPPLPERTNVCLSEENSSSGTPPPLPPKRRTRAQQLLDESEGLLASSLDGVSLRSRSPEDSSSLLSASAGSLDSALNHSRDEDEIRAIMGPNDDSLNDSMDLSLMATIQGMQVNGSSNCSCWDGSETNIPSTMLLGQQTPQEVLHQFTGIEGNRLSTQTQESGFVSMHSQRSSSQSYTTTSSITSKRSSQQSSISYNSQTFNSQQSFSQTKLSSDSNGSIFTQKTMTSSKSTVSTNISGSGDSAILEKLVNEMESISTSDANGVPPALPEKRSKRRKERQPSQYDNVPENEHLSTCSLHTNNGDNPDASKPPPLPLKKRHMFQSVAYSVMAYMEMFGNCSHSNNDFISGLGTRHSVAAYNSMLGEWQNDMALTTTQSCSFMAHTMTTLHDSSNTSITMTPSVTELTNNSSLPPALPPKRSRSIKSNATPPPISPKPTISMQSIHTIEPIVTSTPVKIEESGCIHDKKELTPSTPVKLNNVALDTILPSSRPASNALSSISVDDNTLELRDIDQDDSILDELDISKYLVFKKPDEEGPDIRGGHPDALLIHATKANKHDEKESDFLYQEAFLTTYRTFMQPLELIQKLHKRHQRFSCSADVVKQRAAREAFSLLVRAVSDLTMSDLDDTLLQTLMEFVQQLVCSGDLTMAKALRVKILEKHAVKQLQSAQPILSSLSVTTKQASLLDFKSEQIAEQMTLLDADLFMKIEIPEVLIWAQEQNEERSPNLTRFTEHFNKMSYWARSRILEHRLENEAKDREKYVVKFIKIMKHLRKINNFNSYLALLSALDSAPIRRLEWQKHITEGLKEYCALIDSSSSFRAYRQALAETQPPCIPYIGLVLQDLTFVHIGNSDLLPDGSINFSKRWQQFNIVENMKRFKKGTYSFKKHERIITFFNNFSDFLCEEAMWQISESIKPRGGKKAQSQN from the exons AAGTCGAGGAGCGGTCGGGCGGGAAGGCGCGCGGCGGTAAACTTGCGCGTCGTGCGCGCTCGTTCAAGGAGGACTTCCTGGAGAAGCTCTCCCACATGCGTTCTCCCGGTAGCGGCAGCGGGGGCGGAGGAAGCGGGGCGGCCACGAGGGCcgcctccccctcctcgcCGCGGACGCCGCGGGACAAGAGCGCCCCCGGGTGCGCGGACGCCACCCTCGACAAGAACCCCCTCCGTGACCTGCACATCCACGTGCGACAGGTGCAGCTGGCACTGCTCCACTTCAAGGACGTCGTGTTGAAGAAGAAGCTCGAGATGCTGCCCGGGAACGGCACCATCATCCTCGACCACATCACCACGATACACACAGTGTTGAAATCCTACTTGCTCTACGAGAACAG CTCCACTCTGGGATCAGCGACGAATCAGGTGTATCAAGCCCTGGCGCAATTGTTGAAACTCTGCGACGACGTGTTGCTGCACGGCGACCAGTCCTCCGCGTTGGACACCGAGAACGTGACGCACATTATAGGATTAGTCGAGGACGCGGTGAAAAACTTGGTCGATCTGGCGAACGAGAAGATCGCCAACAGACAGAAACCTGCCGCCGTCGCGACGAGTAACAG AACGTCGGGTTATGGATCGGAATTGACGCCACAAAGAAATTCTTTACCCGATATCCCGCTAACCCCGAGGGAAAGGCAGATTTTAGAGCAGACCGCTGCGACTACTAGTCTGGTCCGTAGTTCGCATAGTTCAGAGTCGATTTTAAGGGATTCTAGTCCACCCCCAAAACCACCACTCCCCGAAAG AACTAATGTGTGTCTGTCGGAGGAAAATAGTTCTTCCGGCACGCCCCCTCCATTGCCACCGAAACGGAGAACGAGGGCTCAACAGTTGCTCGACGAGTCCGAAGGCCTTTTAGCATCTAGTCTTGACGGTGTCTCCTTACGAAGTAGATCTCCAGAGGATTCGTCGTCTCTTCTAAGCGCGTCGGCTGGCAGTTTGGATTCGGCCCTCAATCATTCTCGCGACGAGGATGAGATACGGGCGATCATGGGACCAAACGATGACTCTTTGAACGATAGTATGGATCTCAGCCTGATGGCTACTATTCAGG gcATGCAAGTTAATGGTAGTTCAAACTGTAGTTGCTGGGACGGTTCCGAAACAAATATACCAAGTACCATGTTATTAGGTCAACAAACTCCACAAGAAGTGCTTCATCAATTTACTg GTATAGAAGGAAATCGATTATCGACCCAAACGCAAGAATCTGGTTTCGTATCGATGCATTCACAACGAAGTTCATCCCAAAGTTATACTACTACTTCCAGTATAACGTCCAAAAGATCTTCCCAGCAGAGCAGCATTAGTTATAATTCACAAACGTTCAATTCTCAACAATCGTTTTCACAAACAAAACTATCTTCGGATAGTAACGGGTCTATTTTCACTCAGAAGACAATGACTAGTTCGAAGAGTACTGTTAGCACAAATATATCTGGAAGTGGAGATTCCGCGATACTAGAAAAATTGGTAAAT gAAATGGAATCGATATCTACATCGGACGCTAATGGTGTACCGCCGGCATTACCAGAAAAACGATCGAAACGGAGAAAAGAACGTCAGCCATCGCAGTACGACAATGTACCTGAAAACGAGCATTTATCAACCTGTAGTTTACATACTAATAATGGCGATAATCCAGATGCCAGTAAACCTCCACCACTTCCTCTTAAAAAAAGGCATA TGTTCCAATCAGTGGCATATTCTG TCATGGCATACATGGAGATGTTTGGGAATTGTTCTCACAGTAACAATGACTTCATCTCTGGTCTTGGGACCCGCCATTCAGTGGCAGCTTATAATTCAATGCTAGGTGAATGGCAAAATGATATGGCCCTTACTACGACACAATCGTGTTCTTTCATGGCACATACTATGACCACATTGCACGATAGTTCAaa taCCTCCATAACTATGACACCATCAGTAACAGAACTAACAAATAATTCTAGTCTCCCACCAGCATTACCACCAAAGAGATCCCGATCCATTAAATCAAATGCAACACCTCCACCAATTTCGCCAAAACCTACCATTAGCATGCAAAGTATACATACAATTGAACCAATCGTAACGTCGACTCCAGTAAAGATAGAAGAATCTGGTTGCATTCATGATAAGAAAGAGCTGACACCTTCAACTCCAGTAAAATTG aataacGTTGCCTTAGATACAATATTACCATCATCAAGACCAGCTAGTAATGCTTTATCATCGATATCTGTTGATGATAATACTTTGGAATTAAGAGATATCGATCAAGATGATAGCATATTAGATGAATTGGATATCAgtaaatatttagtttttaaaaagcCAGATGAAGAAGGACCAGATATAAGAGGTGGTCATCCTGATGCATTACTAATTCATGCAACTAAAGCTAATAAACACg ATGAGAAGGAATCAG attTTTTGTATCAAGAAGCATTTTTAACTACATATAGAACATTCATGCAACCATtggaattaattcaaaaactgCATAAACGTCATCAGCGATTCTCCTGTTCTGCTGACGTTGTCAAACAAAGAGCAGCTCGTGAAgcattttctttattagttAGAGCTGTTAGCGATTTAAC tatGTCTGATTTGGACGATACCCTCTTGCAAACTCTAATGGAATTCGTGCAACAATTAGTATGTAGCGGTGATCTTACCATGGCGAAAGCTTTGcgtgttaaaattttagaaaaacacGCTGTGAAACAATTACAATCTGCACAACCAATTCTTTCTTCGTTAAGTGTGACAACAAAGCAAGCTTCCCTTCTCGATTTTAAAAGTGAACAAATTGCGGAACAAATGACATTATTAGATGctgatttatttatgaaaatcgaGATACCGGAAGTATTAATTTGGGCACAAGAACAAAACGAAGAACGAAGTCCGAACTTAACTAGATTTACAGAACACTTTAATAAAATGTCGTATTGGGCCAGATCGAGGATACTAGAACACAGATTAGAAAACGAAGCAAAAGACAGGGAAAAATATGTCGTTAAATTCATTAAGATAATGAAACatcttagaaaaataaataattttaatagttatttaGCCTTGCTTTCTGCATTGGATAGTGCACCTATTAGAAGACTCGAATGGCAAAAACATATTACAGAAGGCTTAAAGGAATATTGTGCTCTTATTGATAGTTCTAGTAGTTTTAGAGCTTACAGACAAGCTCTGGCAGAAACGCAACCGCCATGTATTccttatat TGGACTTGTATTACAAGATCTTACATTCGTGCATATTGGAAATAGTGATCTTTTACCTGATGGcagtataaatttttcgaaaagatggCAACAGTttaatattgttgaaaatatgaaaaggtTCAAAAAAgg gacATATTCATTCAAGAAGCACGAACGTATAATAACGTTCTTCAACAATTTCAGTGATTTCCTCTGTGAGGAGGCAATGTGGCAGATTTCAGAAAGTATCAAACCACGTGGTGGGAAAAAAGCACAGTCGCAGAACTAG